In a single window of the Drosophila albomicans strain 15112-1751.03 chromosome 3, ASM965048v2, whole genome shotgun sequence genome:
- the LOC117569668 gene encoding parkin coregulated gene protein homolog — translation MSHTRITTAYGARPSHDYHTNSIALKQRSKSANPPQLRPFSGIQGSRPRYVPPFSIQSQQKNTVVINGPIHEAPVTASARGRAPNPKSLKKQHKSISTCNLGATFNACTPPKTAGRGTLFRMYFDRGDLPIKMEYLCGGDKIGWTVDIDKLDYSLYLPLFFDGLAEPKHPYKTYARQGVSDLLLAGGEKIHPVVPQLILPLKNALSTRNLEVMCTTLKIIQQLVMASDMVGPALVPFYRQLLPMFNAFKVKNLNCGDEIDYAQKNNLNLGDLIDETLQVLELHGGEDAFINIKYMVPTYESCYLN, via the exons ATGTCGCATACACGCATTACCACCGCCTATGGAGCCCGACCGTCACACGATTATCATACAAACTCCATAGCGCTGAAGCAACGTTCCAAATCCGCAAATCCACCGCAATTAAGACCGTTCAGTGGCATACAGGGTTCGCGACCCCGTTATGTGCCACCATTTTCGATACAATCGCAGCAAAAAAACACGGTTGTCATTAATGGTCCCATTCACGAGGCGCCCGTTACGGCAAGCGCACGGGGCAGAGCGCCGAATCCGAAGA GCTTAAAGAAACAACACAAATCCATTTCGACATGCAATTTGGGTGCCACTTTCAACGCCTGCACGCCCCCCAAAACTGCTGGGCGTGGCACATTGTTTCGCATGTATTTCGATCGCGGCGATTTACCCATCAAAATGGAATACCTGTGTGGAGGCGATAAAATTGGCTGGACG GTGGACATTGACAAGCTGGACTACAGCCTCTACTTGCCACTGTTCTTTGATGGATTGGCCGAACCCAAACATCCCTACAAGACCTATGCACGCCAGGGTGTCAGCGACTTGCTGCTCGCCGGCGGAGAGAAAATCCATCCCGTAGTCCCGCAATTAATTCTGCCATTAAAGA ACGCATTGAGCACTAGAAATTTGGAGGTAATGTGCACGACCTTGAAAATCATACAACAGCTGGTCATGGCCTCGGATATGGTTGGACCTGCCCTGGTGCCCTTCTACCGACAACTGTTGCCCATGTTCAATGCGTTCAAGGTGAAGAACT TGAACTGCGGCGATGAGATTGACTATGCACAGAAGAACAATCTCAACCTGGGCGATCTGATTGACGAGACTCTTCAAGTGCTGGAGCTGCATGGCGGCGAGGATGCCTTCATCAACATCAAGTATATGGTGCCCACTTACGAGTCATGCTACTTGAACTAA
- the LOC117572144 gene encoding LOW QUALITY PROTEIN: rab proteins geranylgeranyltransferase component A (The sequence of the model RefSeq protein was modified relative to this genomic sequence to represent the inferred CDS: deleted 3 bases in 2 codons): MSDDLPDQFDLVVIGTGFTESCIAAAASRIGKTVLHIDLNEYYGDVWSSFNLDALNTLLQQSNTMVRNGRFTWHDSCEESASWTREKLLEKSRRFSLDLCPRVAYSAGELVQLLIKSNICRYAEFRALDHVCMWYNNELVSVPCSRSDVFNTKTLSIVEKRLLMKFLTACNDYGEDKCNEDSLAFRGRTFLEYLQAQRVTDKIATCVMQSIAMCTPNTSFEEGMQRTQRFLDSLGRYGNTPFLFPMYGCGELPQCFCRLCAVYGGIYCLKRSVDRITVEDSTNELLLSSAGKTLRAKQVVCAPGQVPLDQLQSEVRAHISRGLLIASSPLGGEDLNKGGGGVNLLRLLTPDGQHEAFLIQLSHYSGTCPEGLYIFHLTTSASSDDPAADLAPFVELLFGAQTPQQLIYSAYFTIAAPVTTNAALPRIYCTAPPSYELDYDAAIANAREIFGKLYVDAEFLPRAPDPEEIVVDGEDPSALNEHSLPDDLRAQLHDLQQAAQDMDIAE; encoded by the exons ATGTCGGATGATCTACCAGATCAATTCGATTTAGTCGTTATTGGCACAG GCTTCACGGAGTCTTgtattgcagctgctgccagtCGCATTGGCAAAACCGTGCTGCACATCGATCTAAATGAATACTATGGCGATGTGTGGAGCTCTTTCAATCTGGATGCATTAAACACGCTGCTGCAGCAGTCAAACACAATGGTGCGCAATGGACGCTTCACATGGCATGATTCCTGTGAGGAAAGTGCGTCTTGGACACGGGAAAAACTGCTGGAGAAATCACGTAGATTCAGTTTGGACCTGTGCCCACGAGTGGCATACTCGGCTGGCGAGCTAGTACAGTTATTGATCAAATCCAACATCTGTCGTTATGCAGAATTCCGTGCCTTGGATCATGTCTGCATGTGGTATAACAACGAACTTGTCTCAGTGCCTTGTTCGCGCAGCGATGTCTTCAATACCAAGACCCTGAGTATTGTGGAGAAGCGGCTGTTGATGAAGTTCCTAACTGCCTGCAACGACTATGGCGAAGATAAATGCAATGAGGACTCGCTCGCTTTTCGAGGACGAACTTTTCTGGAATATTTGCAGGCACAACGAGTGACTGACAAGATTGCCACCTGTGTTATGCAGTCCATTGCCATGTGTACGCCCAACACCAGTTTTGAGGAAGGCATGCAGCGCACCCAGCGTTTCTTGGACAGCTTGGGTCGTTATGGCAACACGCCTTTTCTGTTTCCCATGTACGGATGCGGCGAATTGCCACAATGCTTTTGCCGGCTGTGCGCCGTTTATGGCGGCATCTATTGTCTAAAACGTAGCGTTGATCGCATCACAGTGGAAGATAGCACAAATGAGTTGCTGCTAAGCAGTGCGGGCAAAACGCTGCGTGCCAAGCAAGTGGTCTGTGCACCCGGACAAGTTCCTTTGGACCAGCTGCAGAGCGAGGTACGTGCTCATATCTCACGTGGTTTGCTGATTGCCAGCAGTCCATTGGGAGGCGAGGATCTCAATAAGGGTGGTGGAGGCGTCAACTTGCTGCGACTACTAACGCCCGATGGACAACACGAAGCGTTCCTCATCCAATTATCTCACTATTCTGGTACCTGCCCCGAAGGACTTT atatatttcatttaaccACGTCCGCTAGCAGTGACGATCCTGCTGCTGATCTGGCGCCTTTCGTCGAGCTGCTCTTTGGAGCACAGACACCACAACAACTCATCTATAGCGCTTACTTTACTATAGCTGCACCAGTTACCACAAATGCTGCCTTACCACGC ATTTACTGCACAGCGCCGCCCAGCTATGAGCTGGACTATGATGCTGCCATTGCCAATGCTCGGGAAATCTTTGGCAAGTTGTACGTAGATGCAGAGTTTTTA CCCCGCGCTCCTGATCCGGAGGAGATAGTCGTCGATGGCGAGGATCCGAGTGCGTTAAATGAGCACAGTCTGCCGGATGACTTGCGCGCTCAGTTGCATGATTTGCAACAGGCAGCACAGGATATGGATATTGCTGAATAG
- the LOC117569439 gene encoding serine/threonine-protein kinase hippo has product MSSNSNGNGELKKLSEESLLQPPEKVFDIMYKLGEGSYGSVYKALHKESSSIVAIKLVPVESDLHEIIKEISIMQQCDSPYVVRYYGSYFKQYDLWICMEYCGAGSVSDIMRLRKKTLTEDEIATILSDTLKGLVYLHLRRKIHRDIKAANILLNTEGYAKLADFGVAGQLTDTMAKRNTVIGTPFWMAPEVIEEIGYDCVADIWSLGITALEMAEGKPPYGDIHPMRAIFMIPQKPPPSFREPDRWSTEFIDFVSKCLVKDPDERATATELLEHEFIRNAKHRSILKTMLEETCAIREQQRANRAAGVTMSQAKSLATQESGLILQEEETEFNSGTVKTFIDDPGTLVPEKFNEYQQTSASDATMIAHPEQEMDEGTLGPGGIRGGLAKAAAKAATAAAPGGSSTSAADVAAVDSGTMVELESNLGTMVINSDSDDSTTAKRNDDQKPRYRYRPQFLDHFERKNAGDARADDKSATTPTEYSPAAVEQQLQQQQQQQQQQQQQQQQEQLHMASGANDANNWEHNMEMQFQQISQINQYGLQQHQQQQQQQQHLLMAYPLMNEQLIALNNQQNLLRNNVTPQQQQQAAGGASAAAGVVAQPPPAYQHQHLHTQSHAYVEGEFEFLKFLTFDDLNQRLSNIDHEMELEIEQLNKKYNAKRQPIVDAMNAKRKRQQNINNNLIKI; this is encoded by the exons atgtcTTCCAATTCAAATGGCAATGGCGAGCTAAAGAAATTGTCGGAGGAGTCGCTGCTGCAACCGCCGGAAAAGGTGTTTGACATCATGTACAAACTCGGTGAAGGCAGCTACGGCTCCGTCTACAAGGCGCTACACAAGGAAAGTAGCTCCATTGTGGCCATCAAATTGGTGCCGGTCGAATCTGATCTGCACGAGATTATAAAGGAGATATCGATTATGCAACAGTGCGATTCACCCTATGTAGTTCGCTACTATGGCTCCTACTTTAAACAGTATGATTTATGGATCTGCATGGAATACTGCGGTGCCGGCAGCGTTTCCGATATTATGCGGCTGCGCAAAAAGACGTTGACCGAGGACGAGATAGCTACCATACTATCGGACACGCTCAAGGGTCTAGTGTATTTACATCTGCGCCGCAAGATCCATCGCGACATCAAAGCTGCCAATATACTGCTCAATACCGAAGGCTATGCCAAGCTGGCGGACTTCGGAGTCGCCGGCCAGTTGACGGACACGATGGCCAAGCGGAACACAGTGATTGGGACGCCCTTCTGGATGGCGCCCGAGGTCATTGAGGAGATTGGCTACGATTGTGTGGCCGACATCTGGTCACTAGGCATCACAGCACTAGAAATGGCCGAGGGCAAGCCCCCGTACGGCGATATACATCCAATGCGTGCTATTTTCATGATACCACAAAAGCCGCCGCCGTCGTTTCGTGAGCCGGATCGCTGGAGCACCGAGTTCATAGACTTTGTAAGCAAGTGTCTGGTAAAGGACCCAGATGAGCGTGCCACAGCTACCGAGCTGCTAGAACATGAATTCATACGCAATGCCAAGCATCGCAGCATACTGAAAACCATGCTAGAGGAAACGTGTGCCATACGGGAGCAACAGCGCGCCAATCGGGCAGCAGGAGTTACCATGAGCCAGGCCAAAAGTCTGGCCACCCAGGAATCTGGGTTAATACTGCAAGAAGAGGAGACCGAATTCAATTCAGGCACGGTGAAAACGTTCATCGATGATCCCGGCACATTAGTGCCAGAGAAGTTCAATGAATATCAACAGACATCGGCGTCAGATGCCACCATGATTGCCCATCCCGAGCAGGAGATGGACGAAGGCACTTTGGGCCCAGGAGGCATACGTGGCGGCTTGGCCAAGGCGGCAGCgaaggcagcaacagcagccgcaccCGGTGGCAGCAGTACTTCTGCAGCGGATGTGGCAGCAGTGGATAGCGGCACAATGGTTGAATTGGAGTCGAATCTGG GCACCATGGTTATCAACTCGGATTCGGATGATTCCACGACTGCTAAAAGAAATGATGATCAGAAGCCGCGTTATCGCTATCGTCCACAGTTCCTCGATCACTTTGAGCGCAAAAATGCTGGCGATGCTCGCGCTGATGACAAATCAGCGACCACGCCTACTGAGTATTCGCCTGCAGCAGTtgagcaacaactacaacagcagcagcaacaacagcagcagcaacaacaacagcagcagcaagagcagctaCACATGGCAAGCGGAGCAAACGATGCCAACAATTGGGAGCACAATATGGAAATGCAATTCCAGCAAATCTCACAAATCAATCAGTATGGcttgcagcagcatcaacaacaacagcagcagcaacagcacttgCTCATGGCTTATCCGCTGATGAACGAGCAGCTGATTGCGCTCAACAATCAGCAGAATTTACTGCGCAACAATGTaacgccgcagcagcaacaacaggcagCTGGTGGTGCATCAGCAGCGGCTGGAGTAGTGGCACAACCGCCGCCCGCATATCAGCATCAACATTTGCACACACAATCGCATGCGTATGTGGAGGGAGAGTTTGAGTTTCTCAAGTTTCTTACCTTTGACGATCTGAACCAAAGGCTGAGCAACATCGATCACGAAATGGAGCTGGAGATTGAGCAGCtgaataagaaatataatgcCAAACGACAGCCCATTGTCGATGCAATGAATGCGAAACGCAAACGCCAACagaatatcaataataatctGATTAAGATATAG
- the LOC117572143 gene encoding nucleolar GTP-binding protein 2, which translates to MPKVRSTPGKPRTQGFNHSNHSMNPERPKSGLKGVAHPRTKGTIKRLQMYRNFKAKRDRTGKILTPAPFQGRLPAGTMARVEPTPKWFSNSRVISQNALQKFQDEIGKAVKDPYQVIMKPSQLPVTLLNEASKYQRVHLLDTESFDSVFGPKKQRKRVSLKVRDLEDLSRAADEQAEQYDSTKDVDLIREDTGEKKAVRDWVFGAGQSKRIWNELHKVVDASDVLLQVLDARDPMGTRSKYIEEFLRKEKPHKHLFFILNKVDLVPVWVTQRWVAILSAEYPTIAFHASLQHPFGKGALINLFRQLGKLHMDKKQISVGFIGYPNVGKSSVINALRSKKVCNVAPIAGETKVWQYITLMKRIFLIDCPGVVYPSAETDTEKVLKGVVRVELVTNPEDYVETVLQRVRSEYIAKNYKIDSWTTSTHFLEQLAKKTGKLLKGGEPDVTVTARMVLNDWQRGKLPFYVPPEGFAIPKSQEGKSSEEETAAADTDAVAAEEDADAKSEAPTFVSESVKKAREFKQIQDFRKIRVGLEYEQQDERELDHIDLELLEQQKQERAARKKARLVNPENEAENSSDGASDFYSEDEYNDDLQRVVHKKAKAKKPQQLAITSSGKFRVAKVQPGDSDNDDDSDDDGPSAKAPRLNAKQKRALERSQKRKKIGSNFYETTNVKNRNRNKKKDT; encoded by the exons atgccaaaagtacGCAGCACACCGGGCAAGCCCCGGACCCAGGGATTCAACCATTCCAATCACTCCATGAATCCAGAGAGGCCCAAAAGTGGACTCAAAGGTGTCGCACACCCGAGAACCAAAGGCACTATCAAGCGCCTGCAGATGTATCGCAATTTCAAGGCCAAGCGAGATCGCACTGGTAAAATTCTAACTCCCGCGCCCTTCCAG GGTCGCCTGCCGGCTGGAACAATGGCACGTGTGGAACCTACACCCAAATGGTTCAGCAATTCACGCGTCATATCCCAGAATGCACTGCAAAAGTTCCAGGATGAGATTGGCAAGGCTGTCAAGGATCCCTATCAGGTGATAATGAAACCCTCACAATTGCCTGTAACGCTGCTCAACGAGGCCTCCAAATACCAACGTGTGCATCTGCTGGACACTGAGAGCTTTGATAGCGTCTTCGGACCAAAGAAGCAACGAAAACGTGTTAGCCTCAAGGTACGCGATCTGGAGGATTTGAGCCGTGCAGCCGACGAACAAGCTGAGCAATATGATTCCACAAAAGATGTGGATCTTATTCGCGAGGACACAGGTGAAAAGAAGGCAGTGCGTGATTGGGTATTTGGTGCGGGTCAGAGCAAGCGTATTTGGAATGAGTTGCACAAGGTTGTGGATGCCTCCGATGTACTGCTGCAGGTTCTGGATGCACGCGATCCCATGGGCACACGTTCCAAGTACATTGAGGAGTTTCTGCGAAAAGAGAAGCCACACAAACATCTGTTCTTCATACTGAACAAGGTAGATTTGGTGCCAGTGTGGGTGACACAGCGGTGGGTGGCCATCCTAAGTGCAGAGTACCCCACCATTGCCTTCCATGCTTCACTGCAGCATCCTTTTGGCAAAG GTGCTTTGATCAACTTGTTCCGCCAGTTGGGCAAACTTCACATGGATAAAAAACAGATCAGCGTTGGCTTTATTGGATATCCTAATGTAGGCAAATCATCGGTCATCAATGCACTGCGCTCCAAAAAGGTCTGCAATGTAGCGCCAATTGCTGGCGAAACCAAAGTCTGGCAATACATAACTCTAATGAAGCGCATATTCCTCATTGATTGTCCTGGAGTCGTTTATCCCTCGGCTGAAACCGACACCGAAAAGGTGCTGAAAGGTGTGGTGCGTGTGGAGTTGGTCACCAATCCCGAGGACTATGTGGAGACTGTATTACAACGTGTGCGAAGCGAATACATTGCCAAGAACTACAAAATCGACAGCTGGACGACGTCCACACACTTCCTCGAGCAGTTGGCCAAGAAGACTGGCAAATTGCTTAAAGGTGGCGAACCAGATGTCACAGTCACGGCTCGCATGGTGCTGAACGATTGGCAGCGTGGCAAGCTGCCATTCTATGTGCCACCTGAAGGCTTTGCGATACCCAAATCACAAGAAGGCAAATCGAGCGAGGAGGAAACTGCCGCAGCTGATACtgacgctgttgctgccgaAGAAGATGCGGATGCTAAGTCGGAGGCGCCTACGTTTGTAAGCGAATCGGTGAAAAAGGCACGCGAGTTTAAACAGATACAAGATTTCCGCAAAATTCGCGTGGGTCTGGAGTATGAGCAGCAGGATGAGCGTGAACTAGATCACATCGATTTAGAGCTGTTGGAGCAACAGAAGCAGGAGCGAGCAGCTCGCAAGAAGGCGCGTCTTGTTAATCCTGAGAACGAGGCTGAAAATTCAAGTGATGGTGCTAGTGACTTCTACTCTGAGGATGAGTACAACGATGATTTGCAGCGTGTGGTGCACAAGAAAGCCAAGGCTAAGAAGCCGCAACAGTTGGCCATCACATCATCTGGGAAATTCCGGGTTGCCAAAGTGCAACCTGGTGATTCCgacaatgatgatgacagCGATGACGATGGTCCTAGTGCGAAGGCGCCACGTCTCAATGCTAAGCAGAAGCGGGCGCTGGAACGTAGCCAAAAGCGTAAGAAGATTGGCAGCAACTTCTATGAAACGACCAATGTGAAGAATCGCAATCGCAACAAGAAAAAGGATACATAA
- the LOC117569669 gene encoding thioredoxin-related transmembrane protein 2 homolog, translating into MSLQKELRTLAKPYYWVNILLAVSYLLAKKTRVICTRIFQQTDQDDVCDMDSREVEILFFLLIVVMIRSRKSGSVTMINYLTSSFLYTKVANMILWSYADFRYGLGFLLICVLVGMLLPEPSYRGPEHITYFRNAQVFEEELAREKRTSWLICFYTVWNPSCVNFAPIFAELSAEYNTELLKFGKIDIGRFPDVAQKYRISDSSFSRQLPTVILFQQGKEVDRRPCVDNKGKLQKFFFSSDNVRATFGLNQLYKQAVERLPATATTTVESKKSK; encoded by the coding sequence ATGTCGTTGCAAAAGGAACTACGTACACTGGCAAAGCCCTACTATTGGGTGAACATACTGCTGGCCGTCTCGTATCTGCTCGCCAAGAAGACCAGAGTGATTTGCACGCGCATTTTCCAGCAAACGGATCAAGATGACGTCTGTGATATGGACAGTCGTGAGGTAGAGATACTGTTCTTTCTGCTGATTGTGGTCATGATACGTTCCCGCAAGTCGGGCAGCGTAACCATGATCAACTACTTGACTTCGTCCTTCCTCTACACAAAAGTGGCCAACATGATACTCTGGTCATATGCCGATTTTCGTTATGGCCTAGGTTTCCTACTCATCTGTGTACTCGTGGGCATGCTGCTACCGGAGCCATCGTATCGTGGTCCTGAGCACATCACCTACTTCCGCAACGCTCAGGTCTTTGAGGAGGAGCTGGCTAGAGAGAAGCGCACCAGTtggttgatttgtttttacaCTGTTTGGAATCCCAGCTGTGTGAACTTTGCACCCATCTTCGCTGAGCTGTCGGCGGAATACAATACGGAACTACTGAAGTTTGGCAAAATCGATATCGGACGTTTCCCAGATGTCGCACAAAAGTATCGCATTTCGGACAGCAGTTTCTCACGCCAGCTGCCTACGGTTATACTGTTCCAGCAGGGCAAGGAGGTGGACCGACGTCCATGTGTCGACAATAAGGGGAAGCTGCAGAAGTTCTTCTTCTCCAGCGACAATGTGCGTGCAACCTTCGGACTGAATCAACTCTATAAGCAGGCTGTGGAACGTTTGCCGGCcactgcgacgacgacggtgGAATCGAAGAAGTCAAAGTAG
- the LOC117572145 gene encoding PSME3-interacting protein, with the protein MSSGFVTESEAAEARKRRQEEWERVRQPDDPLERPEEPYDGRSLYERLKEQKTKKDMEYEEAHKLKNLIRGLDDDEVQFLELVDAHKMNAERQQMRDEEFELKDFRNRVEKLQEESVDKKLQAEIKTTSKSIGVASTTRNTQKSLLGQGIKRRNGEVPTTSKVAKLEQTAVSSTETTNATQHEMGGLRCIAILPGIGSYTESSDSEASTDTDDLDQDKNSLVDLCGRKIIKKKQCATE; encoded by the exons atgagtTCCGGATTTGTAACTGAATCCGAAGCGGCCGAGGCACGTAAGCGTCGTCAGGAAGAGTGGGAACGAGTGAGACAACCGGACGATCCCCTAGAAAGACCAGAGGAGCCCTACGACGGACGTTCGCTCTACGAGCGATTGAAGgagcaaaaaaccaaaaaggaCATGGAATACGAGGAAGCGCATAAACTTA AGAATCTAATACGCGGTCTGGACGATGATGAGGTGCAGTTCCTCGAGCTCGTCGATGCTCATAAAATGAATGCCGAGCGACAGCAAATGCGCGATGAGGAATTCGAATTAAAAGACTTTCGTAATCGAGTTGAGAAGCTGCAGGAAGAGAGTGTTGACAAG AAACTGCAGGCGGAGATCAAAACCACATCCAAATCTATTGGCGTTGCATCGACGACGCGGAATACTCAAAAATCATTGCTGGGACAAGGCATAAAACGCCGAAATGGAGAAGTACCAACAACCAGCAAAGTGGCAAAACTGGAACAAACAGCCGTCAGCTCAACTGAAACCACAAATGCTACGCAACATGAAATGGGCGGACTCAGATGCATTGCCATATTGCCTGGTATTGGATCTTATACCGAATCGAGCGACTCGGAGGCAAGCACGGATACCGATGATCTGGATCAGGATAAAAACAGTCTAGTGGACTTGTGTGGTCGCAAGATAATCAAAAAGAAGCAATGTGCTACTGAATGA
- the LOC117569670 gene encoding uncharacterized protein LOC117569670 has translation MLLLQVREKPLKISQHVTKLWYQLCDLSNLFAPEFSLLNNLRLNIVDMALPQGAFAACKLREQFQERDMILSRLRAANNADKADNNTQREYLPVKYNDKLMNSIWGLYNRYSPHNVKKNEFAPPKY, from the exons atgctgctgctgcaagtgcGCGAGAAACCCCTAAAAATTAGTCAACACGTGACTAAGCTCTGGTATCAATTGTGTGATCTAAGCAACCTGTTTGCTCCTGAATTTTCCCTTCTCAATAACCTCAGACTGAACA TTGTCGACATGGCTTTGCCACAAGGTGCCTTCGCAGCCTGCAAACTACGTGAGCAGTTCCAGGAACGTGACATGATCTTGTCCCGTCTACGGGCTGCCAACAATGCTGATAAGGCCGACAATAATACTC AACGCGAGTATTTGCCGGTCAAATACAACGATAAGCTGATGAATTCCATTTGGGGTCTCTACAATCGCTACTCTCCCCACAATGTGAAGAAGAATGAGTTTGCCCCACCCAAATACTGA